From one Dasypus novemcinctus isolate mDasNov1 chromosome 28, mDasNov1.1.hap2, whole genome shotgun sequence genomic stretch:
- the TAGAP gene encoding T-cell activation Rho GTPase-activating protein, with amino-acid sequence MKVISSCNAASKTLNANDMETFIGCQSEGDIKEHSWLASCESEDSICQLIEIKKRKKVLPWPFLMRRVSPPSDFSGALEPELKASLFDQPLSVICGEDDALPRPIQDILTILCLKGPSTEGIFRKAANEKARKELQEELNAGGMVDLESRPVHLLAVVFKDFLRRIPLKLLSCELFEEWMGALEKAEEEVRIEALRQVAEKLPRPNLLLLKHMAAVLHLISRNCEVSKMDSSNLAICIGPNVLTLETHRHLSLEAQRELNNKVKTLVEFLIDNCFEIFGENLPEPSRIASDDSLEHTDSSDTSTLQNDSAYDSTDPDAEAGGACAPQGPRARAHPRLAGGEEQAAPSPRALSLPPVGDAGPRPQGARGQPDRRYSEPSMSSSQEGLESRMAKQKLAKSQDDFSSARHGPGAHGEEAGGPFPEDVFPAAEGKSLKAKSSGPPWGLLPEASSSSSLEGSADSSPTVSPSSSKRHFFTRHQSFTTKSEKSKPAREVRKHSVSFSFASHKRVLTKAPSFGSGRSKGVPRDQVNKSSKKENLLGGRVVQERWPQLQSHTATAHSCGAFALSVDDVFQLVDQRTPGSPPSYQEALRWCQASELTARGGQTVGSLRARLLSWDSAPALPAPAHQGGGARHARSEGQLGGHGPSPVAKSWTQARTAGAPVGAAGRVAVAGRSELHRLRTVSEATRRCRQPGSEAGQLRCAKESYI; translated from the exons atgaaggtgatAAGTAGCTGCAATGCTGCT tcaaAAACACTAAATGCCAATGATATGGAGACATTCATTGGATGTCAATCAGAG GGTGACATCAAGGAACACTCCTGGCTGGCATCATGCGAGAGTGAGGACAGTATTTGCCAGCTAATTG AaattaagaagagaaagaaggtgtTGCCCTGGCCCTTTCTCATGAGAAGAGTTTCCCCTCCATCTGATTTTTCCGGGGCTTTGGAGCCAGAACTGAAAGCGTCTCTCTTCGACCAGCCCTTGTCAGTTATCTGCGGTGAGGACGACGCCCTTCCCAGGCCCATCCAG GATATTCTTACTATTCTGTGCCTGAAAGGCCCTTCAACCGAAGGAATATTCAGGAAAGCAGCCAACGAGAAGGCCCGCAAAGAGCTGCAGGAGGAGCTCAACGCCGGAGGCATGGTGGACctggagagccgccctgtgcaccTGCTGGCTGTCGTGTTCAAG GACTTCCTGAGACGCATCCCGCTGAAGCTGCTTTCGTGCGAGCTCTTCGAAGAGTGGATGGGCGCGCTGGAGAAGGCGGAGGAGGAGGTCCGCATCGAGGCGCTCAGGCA gGTTGCAGAGAAGCTGCCCCGGCCCAACCTCCTGCTGCTCAAGCACATGGCCGCCGTGCTGCACCTCATCAGCAGGAACTGCGAGGTCAGCAAGATGGACTCCAGcaacctggccatctgcatcggGCCCAACGTGCTGACACTGGAGACGCACCGGCACCTCTCCCTGGAGGCGCAGAGAGAGCTCAACAACAAG GTTAAGACCCTGGTGGAATTCCTCATCGATAACTGCTTTGAAATATTTGGGGAGAACCTGCCTGAGCCCTCGAGGATCGCTTCCGACGATTCTCTGGAACACACGGACAGCTCAG ACACGTCGACCCTGCAGAACGACTCGGCCTACGACAGCACAGACCCCGACGCGGAGGCCGGCGGTGCCTGCGCCCCTCAGGGCCCGCGGGCCCGGGCGCACCCCCGGCTGGCGGGGGGCGAGGAGCAGGCCGCCCCGAGCCCGCGCGCGCTCAGCCTGCCGCCCGTGGGCGACGCCGGGCCCAGGCCCCAGGGCGCCCGCGGCCAGCCCGACAGGAGGTATTCGGAGCCCAGCATGTCATCCTCCCAGGAGGGCCTCGAGAGCCGGATGGCAAAGCAGAAACTAGCGAAAAGCCAGGACGACTTCTCCTCGGCCCGGCACGGGCCTGGCGCCCACGGGGAGGAGGCGGGAGGCCCGTTCCCAGAGGACGTTTTCCCTGCAGCCGAAGGCAAGAGCCTGAAAGCGAAGAGCTCGGGGCCGCCGTGGGGGCTGCTCCCCGAAGCCTCGTCCAGCAGCTCGCTGGAGGGCTCTGCTGACAGCTCACCCACGGTTTCGCCGTCCAGTTCCAAAAGACACTTTTTCACCCGACATCAGTCTTTCACCACCAAGTCTGAGAAGAGTAAGCCCGccagagaggtgaggaagcaCTCCGTGTCCTTCTCCTTCGCCTCTCACAAGAGAGTGCTGACCAAAGCCCCCAGCTTCGGGTCCGGGAGAAGCAAGGGCGTCCCCAGAGACCAAGTCAACAAAAGTTCTAAGAAAGAAAACCTGCTCGGGGGCCGCGTGGTCCAGGAAAGGTGGCCCCAGCTCCAGAGCCACACGGCCACCGCGCACAGCTGCGGCGCCTTCGCCCTGTCGGTGGATGATGTGTTCCAGCTCGTGGATCAGAGGACCCCCGGGAGCCCGCCCTCCTACCAGGAGGCCCTTCGCTGGTGTCAGGCGTCGGAACTCACTGCCCGCGGGGGCCAGACCGTGGGCAGCCTGAGGGCAAGGCTGCTCAGCTGGGACTCGGCGCCCGCGCTGCCTGCGCCTGCTCACCAGGGGGGCGGTGCGAGACACGCACGCAGCGAGGGGCAACTCGGTGGGCACGGGCCGTCTCCTGTGGCCAAGAGCTGGACGCAGGCGAGGACCGCCGGCGCCCCCGTGGGAGCCGCGGGGCGGGTGGCCGTCGCAGGGCGGTCCGAGCTCCACCGGCTAAGGACTGTGTCTGAGGCCACGCGCCGGTGCAGGCAGCCGGGCTCTGAGGCCGGCCAACTCCGCTGTGCGAAAGAATCCTACATCTAG